Within Vicia villosa cultivar HV-30 ecotype Madison, WI linkage group LG1, Vvil1.0, whole genome shotgun sequence, the genomic segment CCTTTCTCCATCCTCCTTCTTGAACGTTTGCCATGACCATGGTCAACTTGCAAACCCTATGAAAAagcaaaactgtattttcaaaaagaaGAGAGAGGTTGGAGTTTCTCTCTTCATTATAGTGCTATTTCTCTTTCCAAACCTCCATAATATCCTCCCTTCATATTTCTTTTCTAGAACACATTTATTTCCTTCATGGTGGGGGCACTCTTCCCATTATTTCTAACGTTACAAGTCAACATTATTAAACTGTCACAAAGATAAGGCGTATATGgaaaaatcaacattatcaaattTTTTCTATAAAGGAATAGTAGTAAAAGTTTATAGCCAGTCAAATCAAGAATCCTACACCCTCATCTCACCTTTATAACACACCCTCACCTCATTTTcatcattcacattcatacaaAACTTTTTTTCATAATAGTATCTCAAGCCAAAGGCGCCGGAGATCCTGCATCATGTGTTAACAAAAGAGGCAATTACACAGCCAATAGCACCTACGACAACAACCTCAAAACCCTTATATCTAGTTTCTCTTCCCATAAAGAAATCAACTACGGTTTCTACAATTTCTCGTATGGCCAGGATCCAAACAAAGTATATGCCATTGGAATGTGTAGTGGAGATGTTAAGCCAAATGAGTGTCTAACATACATAAACAGTTCTTTTGCCTATCTTAGAGAGCAGTGTCCAAATCAAAAAGAGGCGATTGTTTGGGGTGGGAGTTTAACTTTGTGGTACTCAAACCGCTCAATATTTAGGATAGTGGAAACCGAACCTTCAATGGGTTTGGTATCTTCGGGAGCTGTAACTGACATGGACAAGTACAACAATACACTGAATAAACTCTTGACAGATCTTAAAGACAAAGCTGCATCAGGTGACTCCCGTCGTAAATATGATGCAGATAAGTCTGAGTATGCAGATTTTGCAACTTTACATGGTTCAGTGCAGTGTGTGCCTGAATTGTCGTCGCAGCAATGTATTGGTTGCTTGGAAGCAATAATATCAGAAATTCCATTTTGTTGTAATGGCACGACCGGTGGACGACTTCTTCAACCAAGTTGCCGTCTCAGATATGAAACTTATAGATTCTATGATTCTACCATTGAGTTAGACTCAGTTGCAACTCCACCATCCACCAATAACATTTCTTCAGGTACTTAATTTTCACATCTATATATTAATGATGCTTGCTTAAAAATCAACAACAgtgtgttggtgattttagtatcatcaatgcattttggtagtaatgtgatttactataggccaatgcaattatgcgttaagtttgaaacgagttagggtagtgcggagtgcacgctcgtcaagccaaacgtgtaattgaatatgagtaatagaaacggggttccaaggggcgtagcccctggcggggtgcggggcagcgccccgtcggggtccaaggggcggcgcccctggcggggtgcggggcagcgccctgccggggtccaaggggcagcgcccctggcTGGGGTCCCGCTGCCAGGGGCgcgggcggggtgcggggcagcgccccgagcaaaaatttcgtttgaatagttgcaccctttcccaacggacataacaattcggtttgaatagttgcacccgttccaacagacataactgtttccgaaaaggtgtgtcctTTCGtctctattattggtctcctatataaggagtcttttggtctcaatTTGGTTTACGAAATTAcacacttcctctctacattctgatctgttctccattgtcagaaacagatcgttcttcaagaattatccccgcaaagatttcgtgaacccagacaaagaatagggtcgaaatactttgttcggaaagtgaacaaacacgattcttgaagatatccaggattatcataccaaatcTCTAACACAGTGAAAATATTAGTAACTAACACTAAATTTGTGGTGCAGGTCACAACAAAACACCTACTGTCATCGCCATAGCTGTGCCATCCGCTTTTGTGGTTTTGGTAGCTATTCTTATATGTTTCTGTTTGCGGGTGAGAAAACCAAAACACAGTTTTGAAGGTATGCATGCTTTATTATTTTAAGCATGGATTAGTAATAGTATAGCAGTAGTTTCAACCAAAATCACTTTTGCCTTTTTAAAAAACTTTATTTAGTTTATTGTTTAATTTTTACTAAAAAACTCATATTTAATTCCTCATTTGTTAAAAAAATCCTATTTATAATGTTATATATATGAAGTAACTATTACacataaaaattaataaactttTTCATATTGGTTACGTTATTATGTAAAGCTTACATGGGAAAATATGATGATGGAGATGAAGAGGAAATGACGAATGTTGAGTCCTTGAGATTTAACCTTAAGGCCATACTAGTTGCTACAAATGGCTTCTCTGATTCTAATAAAATTGGACAAGGTGGATTTGGAGTGGTTTATCGGGTATGAAAACTTAATTATTTGTAAAAGTATCACATATCTATAAAACATTACTATAAAAGAAATACAATTTATCTTACTTGGTTAAAAGTGAAATATTTTCAGGGTAAACTGCCTAATGGACACATGATTGCAGTTAAAAGGTTG encodes:
- the LOC131648255 gene encoding cysteine-rich receptor-like protein kinase 44, translating into MKKQNFKSRILHPHLTFITHPHLIFIIHIHTKLFFIIVSQAKGAGDPASCVNKRGNYTANSTYDNNLKTLISSFSSHKEINYGFYNFSYGQDPNKVYAIGMCSGDVKPNECLTYINSSFAYLREQCPNQKEAIVWGGSLTLWYSNRSIFRIVETEPSMGLVSSGAVTDMDKYNNTLNKLLTDLKDKAASGDSRRKYDADKSEYADFATLHGSVQCVPELSSQQCIGCLEAIISEIPFCCNGTTGGRLLQPSCRLRYETYRFYDSTIELDSVATPPSTNNISSGHNKTPTVIAIAVPSAFVVLVAILICFCLRVRKPKHSFEAYMGKYDDGDEEEMTNVESLRFNLKAILVATNGFSDSNKIGQGGFGVVYRGKLPNGHMIAVKRLSINSSQGDGEFKNEVLLVAKLQHRNLVRLQGFTLEGRERLLIYEYVSNKSLDFFIFDPTRKAQMNWEKRFNIIKGVVRGLLYLHEDSRLRIIHRDLKASNILLDDEMNPKISDFGLARLFVIGQTQGSTNRIVGTHGYMAPEYVMHGEFSVKSDVFSFGVLVLEIISGHKNNASICHGVNMEYLLSYAWRSWLEGNAANIIDPSLHNSSQNEIMRCIHIGLLCIQEDLVDRPTMASVALMLDSYSLTLSTPSKPAYFMGSGSKRLPNMELLVDDAAATRIDESINQVSITEPYPR